One window of the Mycoplasmopsis anatis genome contains the following:
- a CDS encoding MnuA family membrane nuclease, with protein MKKINKLVILASGLSIFSLASSCNQTASRESDKNKVEKETISTINLIFKNIDNNEVILNKQINKTDLENKNLIEYFNNNNYESANKINFNEKSIVFYLKKINKTELKITFNGKVYKYSVKNDLIEIQNQLQKFKLEHNIDSNFSINMQEENNYIIERKVDQNTYLTLRDIDTNNDLFSIKLVNSDLSNIDIKKFIPNNFDLVSTNLELTLNKDNIINVKSKTFVDITIVYNDVNHLINNVENKDGIIQDKISIFMNENNLTPNNYDVIKISDNKFRITPKEKITILTFIDQNNKVITTIEKITYGSETFDFKGFIPKKYELVNKDTIINFGEKNRIQLSLISEENNSIDETDDGNAVDEVDENNGEEDNTPSHVEEEFETIVNFAKNSPELVINSTLTSEDFDSIVSRYETNTTDTYRKMIYKDINTFGFTKTLGWLTSFNFNPEISEMINFNLGNDDEEEYIVFSNVDKIEKSGTYKGGTFFNFELDKENRTIDIIGKFTLIQNNNITKQSDLFRFKIATKSIENVDNTGGDSKIDNNENVEQTQTIDQKYNKLLELIKQENFKIFEPTLSEQDYEQFSKRYAGGKTETYRRMYYKDIDVFGFTKTIGQTSSVKFNNQIKDFISKNLANEQNEYIVFSNVDQIENRGAYSGGTFFNFEVNTSEQTVKFVGKFCLVKDNKIVQSSDTIEVILNLNNNPTDDSTNNNSTETTLEKNNDESLDSKSTTEERTNNTFRIGHWNVLNYGIDQANFKSDGIAKIISHANMDIVGLTEINANRESSVNFIVDKLNEINTGAAYKFYVQPIEEASLNSQPTQVEQIAIIYKSSIFEPTSFSNGKIGDSFNPEVENYIDPSIKQHYVRTPYGMKFLNKLTNKNITVVYNHLDSPGAKTKAGEISVSKTKDPKKLVKGDSQGSFELTEAYGLINVMNYFDQIDGESSLLFGGDTNIKLNNIQVFKPMFDNGYLSVYGDSEEKHKTSLGRSNLWSQPYDKIFIKEAQSTNFITEQENPEIQFKYDIYAAINAKIITEFKNNDGDISSKANSISDHTLTWVDWEN; from the coding sequence ATGAAGAAGATTAATAAATTAGTGATTTTAGCAAGTGGTTTAAGCATTTTTTCTTTAGCGAGTTCATGTAATCAAACTGCTTCAAGAGAAAGTGATAAAAATAAAGTCGAGAAAGAAACAATTTCAACAATTAATTTGATATTTAAAAATATTGATAACAACGAAGTTATTTTAAACAAACAAATTAATAAAACTGATTTAGAAAATAAAAATTTAATTGAATATTTTAATAACAACAACTACGAATCAGCAAATAAAATTAATTTTAATGAAAAATCAATCGTTTTTTACCTTAAGAAAATCAACAAAACTGAATTAAAAATTACATTTAATGGAAAAGTTTATAAATATAGTGTAAAAAATGACTTAATAGAAATACAAAATCAATTACAAAAATTCAAGCTAGAACATAATATTGATTCAAATTTCTCAATAAATATGCAAGAAGAAAATAATTATATTATTGAAAGAAAAGTTGATCAAAACACGTATTTAACCTTAAGAGATATTGATACAAATAATGATTTATTTAGTATTAAACTAGTGAATTCAGATTTAAGTAATATCGATATTAAGAAATTCATACCAAATAATTTTGACTTAGTATCAACAAATTTAGAATTAACCCTAAATAAAGATAATATTATTAACGTTAAGTCAAAAACTTTTGTTGACATAACAATTGTTTATAACGACGTTAATCATCTAATTAATAATGTTGAAAATAAAGATGGAATAATTCAAGACAAAATAAGTATTTTCATGAATGAAAACAACTTAACTCCTAATAATTACGATGTTATAAAAATATCTGATAATAAATTTAGAATCACACCTAAGGAAAAAATTACCATTTTAACTTTCATTGACCAAAATAATAAAGTTATTACTACAATTGAAAAAATAACATATGGTTCTGAAACTTTTGACTTCAAAGGTTTCATTCCTAAAAAGTACGAATTAGTCAATAAGGACACGATAATCAATTTTGGAGAAAAAAACAGAATTCAATTATCATTAATTTCTGAAGAAAATAATTCAATTGATGAGACAGATGATGGAAACGCTGTTGATGAAGTTGATGAAAACAATGGTGAGGAAGATAATACTCCTTCCCATGTAGAAGAAGAATTTGAAACTATAGTAAATTTTGCAAAAAATTCGCCTGAATTAGTAATTAATAGTACGTTAACTTCTGAAGATTTTGATTCAATTGTAAGTAGATATGAAACCAATACCACCGACACCTACAGAAAAATGATTTACAAAGATATAAATACATTCGGTTTTACTAAAACTCTTGGTTGATTGACAAGTTTTAATTTTAATCCTGAAATATCAGAAATGATTAATTTCAACCTAGGTAATGACGATGAAGAAGAATATATTGTGTTTTCGAATGTGGACAAAATCGAAAAATCTGGAACTTATAAAGGTGGAACATTTTTCAATTTTGAATTAGACAAAGAAAACAGAACTATAGATATTATTGGAAAATTTACATTAATTCAAAATAATAATATAACTAAACAAAGCGATCTATTTAGATTCAAAATAGCTACAAAGTCTATAGAAAATGTAGATAATACAGGTGGAGACTCAAAAATTGACAATAACGAAAATGTTGAACAAACTCAAACAATTGACCAAAAATATAATAAACTTTTAGAATTAATTAAACAAGAAAACTTTAAGATTTTTGAACCAACCTTAAGCGAGCAGGATTATGAACAATTTTCAAAAAGATATGCAGGTGGAAAAACCGAAACATATAGAAGAATGTATTATAAAGATATTGATGTTTTTGGTTTTACTAAGACTATAGGTCAAACTAGCTCAGTAAAATTCAACAATCAAATTAAAGATTTCATCAGCAAAAATTTAGCTAATGAACAAAATGAATATATTGTGTTTTCAAATGTGGACCAAATTGAAAACCGTGGTGCCTATAGTGGTGGAACATTCTTTAATTTTGAAGTAAATACAAGTGAACAAACAGTTAAATTTGTAGGTAAATTTTGTTTAGTAAAAGACAATAAAATTGTTCAAAGTAGTGATACTATCGAAGTTATTTTAAATTTGAATAATAATCCTACCGATGACTCAACAAACAATAATAGCACCGAAACCACCCTTGAGAAAAATAATGATGAATCTTTAGATTCTAAATCAACAACTGAAGAAAGAACAAATAACACTTTTAGAATTGGACATTGAAACGTTTTAAATTATGGAATAGACCAAGCAAACTTTAAATCTGATGGTATTGCAAAAATAATCAGTCATGCAAATATGGATATTGTCGGTTTAACTGAAATTAATGCTAATAGAGAAAGTTCAGTTAATTTCATTGTTGATAAATTAAATGAAATCAATACAGGGGCTGCTTATAAATTTTACGTTCAACCTATTGAAGAAGCTTCATTAAATAGTCAACCAACTCAAGTAGAACAAATTGCTATTATATACAAATCATCAATTTTCGAACCTACTAGTTTCTCAAATGGAAAAATTGGAGATTCCTTTAATCCTGAGGTTGAAAACTATATTGATCCCTCAATCAAACAACACTATGTTAGAACACCATATGGAATGAAATTTTTAAATAAATTAACTAATAAAAATATCACAGTGGTTTATAATCATTTAGATAGTCCTGGCGCAAAAACAAAAGCTGGAGAAATTAGTGTTAGCAAAACAAAAGATCCAAAAAAATTAGTAAAGGGTGATTCTCAAGGAAGTTTTGAGCTTACAGAAGCATATGGTTTAATTAATGTTATGAACTATTTTGACCAAATAGATGGTGAATCTAGTCTTCTTTTTGGTGGCGATACAAATATAAAATTAAACAACATTCAAGTATTTAAACCGATGTTTGATAATGGATATTTATCAGTTTATGGGGATTCAGAGGAAAAACACAAAACAAGTTTAGGTAGAAGTAATTTGTGATCACAACCATATGACAAAATTTTTATAAAAGAAGCACAATCAACTAACTTTATCACAGAACAAGAAAATCCTGAAATTCAATTTAAATACGATATATATGCTGCGATAAATGCTAAAATAATTACTGAATTTAAAAATAATGATGGTGATATATCATCTAAAGCAAACTCTATTTCAGACCATACTTTAACATGAGTAGATTGAGAAAATTAA
- a CDS encoding MBL fold metallo-hydrolase RNA specificity domain-containing protein produces the protein MNHLNIFALGGLDENGKNCYILEFNDEIYVINSGAKIPINSSNGVDTLIADFTYLEKNKHKIKGVFISDVKNDSFSALPWLAMKLSKIKIYSSPFNKIMILERLSKYSIDLENIEVISFNKEEKVGSLVVRPIIIAGSLPGSIGFDFITPDGDVLFLFNYVKGDLGIYGNTNYDEIKSNLNNRSVIAIVSDAGRSNHKGYAIEKIKLPKNLIEDFEKTNENQRIIVGAYDEEMVSLHQILDLAKAHNRPVIPYGKTYGQLLYLIKQVKPDLELPTILDYRSLNKYDNAVILITGAVERLYNRFLRITDNKDVLLKLKSTDKIIMMAPPVNGLESLQAICLDEIARITPQITDASDKDYFFHRPIQNDIIDLVEKLNPKYIIPVQGLYRHLVDISNALLENKNTKKVKSLILQNGKVAHFIDGVLFSQNGKIKNVGDTIIDGFDVGNISSEVINERELLGRDGLILVALHFNSRTKEISNDMKIEFVGVIGKDEKVETTNFVKEIIAEVVENEVFKGIKDLQERLRKVIRKKIFKLTDKEPLIAVSFTIL, from the coding sequence ATGAATCATTTAAATATTTTTGCATTAGGTGGTTTGGACGAAAATGGGAAAAACTGCTACATTTTAGAGTTCAATGATGAAATATATGTTATTAATTCAGGAGCTAAAATTCCAATTAATTCATCTAATGGAGTTGATACTTTGATTGCCGACTTTACTTATTTAGAAAAAAACAAACACAAAATTAAGGGTGTTTTTATTTCTGATGTTAAAAATGACAGTTTTAGTGCTTTACCTTGATTAGCAATGAAATTGTCTAAAATTAAGATCTATTCAAGTCCGTTTAACAAAATAATGATTTTAGAAAGATTAAGTAAATACTCAATTGATTTAGAAAATATTGAGGTTATTTCATTTAATAAAGAAGAGAAAGTTGGAAGTTTAGTCGTAAGACCAATAATTATTGCAGGTAGTTTACCAGGCTCAATTGGATTTGATTTTATTACCCCTGATGGTGATGTTTTATTCCTATTCAATTATGTTAAAGGGGATTTGGGAATTTATGGTAATACCAATTATGATGAAATAAAGTCAAATTTAAATAACAGAAGTGTTATTGCAATAGTATCAGATGCCGGCCGTTCAAATCATAAAGGTTACGCAATAGAAAAGATTAAACTACCAAAGAATTTAATCGAAGATTTTGAAAAAACAAATGAAAATCAAAGAATTATTGTTGGTGCATATGATGAAGAAATGGTATCGCTACATCAAATTCTTGATTTAGCAAAAGCGCATAATCGTCCAGTTATTCCATATGGAAAAACCTATGGTCAACTTTTATATCTAATTAAACAAGTAAAACCTGATTTGGAATTACCAACAATTTTAGATTATCGTTCATTGAATAAATATGATAATGCAGTTATTTTAATCACCGGTGCAGTTGAACGTCTTTATAATCGTTTTTTAAGAATCACCGATAATAAAGATGTTTTATTAAAACTTAAATCAACTGATAAAATCATTATGATGGCTCCACCAGTTAATGGGCTTGAATCATTACAAGCTATATGCCTTGATGAAATTGCTAGAATTACACCTCAAATTACCGATGCTTCAGATAAAGATTATTTCTTTCATAGACCAATCCAGAATGATATTATTGACTTAGTAGAAAAATTAAATCCTAAGTATATAATTCCAGTTCAGGGTTTATATAGACATCTAGTCGATATTTCAAATGCTTTATTGGAAAACAAAAATACTAAGAAAGTGAAATCATTGATTTTGCAAAACGGTAAAGTTGCACACTTTATTGATGGAGTATTATTTAGTCAAAACGGTAAAATTAAAAATGTTGGTGATACTATTATTGACGGATTTGATGTTGGTAATATTTCAAGTGAGGTAATCAACGAAAGAGAGCTTTTAGGTCGCGATGGACTTATTTTAGTAGCATTACATTTTAATTCAAGAACTAAAGAAATTAGTAATGATATGAAAATTGAATTTGTCGGTGTTATAGGTAAAGACGAAAAAGTTGAGACTACTAATTTTGTTAAAGAAATTATTGCTGAAGTAGTTGAAAATGAAGTGTTTAAAGGAATTAAAGATTTACAAGAAAGACTAAGAAAAGTTATACGTAAAAAAATCTTTAAGTTAACTGACAAAGAACCATTAATTGCAGTTTCATTTACAATTTTATAA
- a CDS encoding ABC-F family ATP-binding cassette domain-containing protein, whose protein sequence is MIEVQNLSKIFSDKKLFENVNIKFLEGNTYGIIGANGAGKSTFLKILSGEIEASAGQIIIEKNRRISVLSQNHNAYDEMDVTEVVITGNNELYAIKERKDAIYNNPEATMEDYTLAGELEEKFGELGGWTAENDAQELLANLSIPSEKWHVKMKELTANQKIKVLLAKALFGSPDILIMDEPTNHLDLKSIKWLENFLIDYPNVVIVVSHDSDFLDAICTHIVDIDYNEAKMYTGNYTFWKQSSELAREMLKQSNVKKEAQIEKLKEFIARFSANASKSKQATSRKKLLEKITLDEIKPSNRKYPYIKWDMNRDHGKQILTVENLTYVNDKGETLFENVSFSLNPGEKMVVIGEDDIAKTRLLQILVGELKPTSGTVSWGQTIKHSYFPNENSKYFENDETILEWISKWPIENSTQETKDNSDSRMRGFLGRMLFSNDTVFKKVKVTSGGEKARLMFSRMMLLESNFIILDQPLDHLDAESIDSVIEGVQSYRGGAIFTTYNRAFVNQCANVILELQSPKKSFLFRGTLEEYDEAMGY, encoded by the coding sequence ATGATAGAAGTACAAAATTTATCTAAAATTTTTAGTGATAAAAAATTATTCGAGAATGTAAATATAAAATTTTTAGAAGGTAACACTTATGGAATCATCGGTGCTAACGGAGCAGGTAAGAGTACTTTTCTTAAAATTTTATCAGGTGAAATTGAGGCAAGTGCAGGACAAATCATTATAGAAAAAAATAGAAGAATTTCTGTACTATCGCAAAATCATAATGCTTACGATGAAATGGATGTTACAGAAGTAGTTATTACTGGAAATAATGAGCTTTATGCAATTAAGGAACGTAAGGATGCGATTTATAACAATCCTGAAGCTACTATGGAAGATTATACTTTAGCTGGTGAGCTTGAAGAGAAGTTTGGTGAACTAGGTGGTTGAACTGCTGAGAATGATGCTCAAGAACTTCTTGCAAATCTTTCAATCCCTTCTGAAAAATGACATGTAAAAATGAAAGAATTAACGGCCAACCAAAAAATTAAAGTACTACTTGCTAAAGCATTATTCGGCAGTCCAGATATTTTAATCATGGACGAACCAACTAACCACCTTGATCTTAAAAGTATTAAATGATTAGAAAACTTTCTAATTGATTATCCTAATGTTGTTATTGTTGTATCTCATGACTCAGATTTCCTTGATGCAATTTGTACACATATTGTTGACATTGATTATAACGAAGCTAAAATGTATACAGGAAACTATACATTCTGAAAACAAAGTAGTGAATTAGCTAGAGAGATGTTAAAACAGTCAAACGTTAAAAAAGAAGCACAAATTGAAAAACTTAAAGAATTTATTGCCCGTTTTAGTGCTAATGCTTCTAAATCCAAGCAAGCTACAAGCAGAAAAAAACTTCTTGAGAAAATCACACTAGATGAGATTAAACCTTCAAACAGAAAATATCCTTATATTAAATGAGATATGAATAGAGACCATGGTAAACAAATTTTAACTGTTGAAAATTTAACTTATGTCAATGACAAAGGTGAAACTTTATTTGAAAACGTATCTTTCTCATTAAATCCTGGTGAAAAAATGGTTGTCATTGGTGAAGATGATATTGCAAAAACAAGATTGTTACAAATTCTTGTTGGTGAATTAAAACCAACTTCAGGGACTGTAAGTTGAGGTCAAACAATTAAACATAGCTACTTTCCTAATGAGAATAGTAAATACTTCGAAAATGATGAAACTATTTTAGAGTGAATTAGTAAGTGACCAATAGAAAATTCAACTCAAGAAACTAAAGATAATAGTGATTCAAGAATGAGAGGATTCTTAGGAAGAATGCTTTTCTCAAATGATACTGTATTCAAGAAAGTTAAAGTAACTAGTGGTGGTGAAAAAGCTAGATTAATGTTTAGCAGAATGATGTTACTTGAAAGTAACTTTATCATTTTAGATCAACCACTTGATCACTTAGATGCTGAAAGTATTGACTCGGTAATTGAAGGTGTTCAAAGTTATCGTGGTGGTGCAATTTTTACAACATATAACAGAGCTTTTGTTAATCAATGTGCTAATGTAATTTTAGAATTACAAAGTCCTAAAAAAAGTTTCTTATTCAGAGGAACTCTTGAAGAATATGATGAAGCTATGGGATACTAA